A single window of Vibrio sp. HB236076 DNA harbors:
- a CDS encoding phage major capsid protein, which translates to MKFDIKSIEEITNTAEMKQVMTELAHALADVETKARAAKPTEQLEAEKKAERREAVRKFLNSAPAKASLDTYVKQLDLTSAANTIEEEMSKEIIKLAVENDVFLSEIGSQTVSSTDFRQLVLNSRPDVQQTGEQDGVTTPVSVTNTQTYVEVSALFAKIYAMPVMTHEILRDSHIDVEGELMSLIAEEWTFKLIDMLLNGDGQKANGIQNLRGLLNFRVDRANSFAESLKADGDRSPDYYQVIKTGVEGGFGATTEAIEDYFIDLQASLPQKYQSAAKWYMSLKTFSELKKLRTEQGFPIIEFGKFSVSGAAWGEGYILLGRPIVIVDQLPVSGANATPVIYGDLKAAFKLVPLAGSEHFLIDDITTKGARTIYLDQRFGEIVGNSDAIRIALQAV; encoded by the coding sequence ATGAAATTTGATATTAAATCTATCGAGGAAATCACCAACACAGCTGAAATGAAGCAGGTAATGACTGAGCTTGCTCATGCTTTGGCGGACGTTGAAACGAAAGCTCGTGCTGCTAAACCTACTGAGCAATTAGAAGCTGAGAAGAAGGCAGAACGACGTGAGGCCGTCCGTAAATTCTTAAACTCTGCTCCTGCGAAAGCAAGCCTAGATACTTACGTTAAGCAGCTTGATCTGACCTCTGCGGCAAACACCATTGAAGAGGAAATGTCTAAAGAGATCATCAAGCTCGCAGTTGAAAATGATGTTTTCCTATCTGAAATTGGTTCTCAAACTGTATCAAGCACAGACTTCCGTCAGCTTGTATTGAATAGCCGTCCTGATGTTCAACAAACAGGTGAGCAAGATGGTGTTACAACTCCAGTCTCAGTAACTAACACCCAAACCTATGTAGAGGTGTCTGCGTTGTTCGCTAAGATCTACGCAATGCCAGTAATGACTCACGAGATCCTACGAGATTCTCACATTGACGTAGAAGGTGAGTTGATGAGCTTGATTGCTGAAGAGTGGACTTTCAAGTTAATTGACATGCTCTTGAATGGTGACGGTCAGAAGGCTAACGGCATTCAGAATCTTCGCGGCCTCCTGAACTTCCGTGTAGACCGTGCAAACTCCTTCGCTGAGTCTCTAAAAGCAGACGGTGATCGTAGTCCTGATTACTATCAAGTAATTAAGACAGGTGTTGAGGGTGGTTTCGGTGCAACAACTGAAGCAATCGAGGACTACTTCATTGACCTACAAGCGTCCTTACCTCAGAAGTATCAATCAGCTGCTAAATGGTACATGAGCTTGAAGACTTTTAGTGAGTTGAAGAAGCTCCGTACTGAGCAAGGCTTCCCGATTATCGAGTTCGGTAAGTTCTCTGTATCAGGTGCAGCTTGGGGCGAAGGGTACATTCTTCTAGGTCGTCCTATTGTGATCGTTGATCAGTTACCTGTGTCTGGCGCTAATGCTACGCCAGTAATTTATGGTGATCTGAAGGCCGCATTCAAGCTAGTTCCTCTGGCTGGTTCTGAGCACTTCCTGATTGACGACATCACTACTAAAGGTGCTCGTACAATTTACCTAGATCAGCGCTTTGGTGAGATTGTAGGTAACTCAGACGCTATTCGTATTGCGCTACAAGCTGTTTAA
- a CDS encoding head-tail connector protein, with amino-acid sequence MDYIVLNRSYEDVVTYEEAAAHLRIWDEEEKAYVESLIAAAIGSAEAYMKRFIGVTEVAFSIPVFNAVLPFPDLLSLNNIMYVDPDTGAEITLDGSTDYKLDRYKKKVTFTQGVIPSRVQRLDVNASFGWGGANVPPNVKHAVLMLVATLYEMREDATVGQGVTVTKVPITHKYLLNPYRFYSI; translated from the coding sequence ATGGATTACATAGTTCTTAACCGCTCTTATGAGGATGTTGTTACTTATGAAGAAGCAGCGGCTCATTTACGCATTTGGGACGAAGAAGAAAAAGCATATGTTGAGTCCCTTATTGCAGCTGCAATTGGTTCTGCTGAGGCTTACATGAAGCGCTTTATTGGAGTTACGGAAGTAGCTTTCAGCATTCCAGTCTTTAACGCAGTTTTACCTTTCCCTGATTTACTCTCGCTAAATAATATTATGTATGTAGATCCAGACACGGGTGCTGAAATCACTCTTGATGGCTCTACAGATTATAAGCTTGATCGCTACAAGAAAAAGGTAACGTTCACTCAAGGTGTGATTCCTTCGCGTGTTCAGCGTTTGGATGTAAATGCTTCTTTTGGATGGGGAGGGGCAAATGTTCCTCCCAATGTAAAACATGCAGTTTTAATGTTAGTAGCAACTCTTTATGAGATGCGAGAAGACGCAACAGTGGGTCAGGGTGTCACTGTGACTAAAGTACCAATCACTCATAAGTACCTTCTAAACCCTTATCGTTTCTATTCGATATAA
- a CDS encoding phage tail tape measure protein, whose amino-acid sequence MAGRNVTIGNVNIAMSANAAKLIQQTQQAEKNFKTSLKNMKSYIASFNKKIESAGSSVSSLVSSVSKLSVVGGGTAAALGTLGYKLYENQRDLQRMATTAGLSVSEYSKLKYATGSLGLESEYLADALKDLNVRVVDAASGGGSLVDFFTAIGESAEDWLELDPVEKFSRFQQVLSGLDPSSARFWADEVNDSMYRLYTTMDRSGKTLQEYYSTAESLGAGTSGTLINRINDMYTSFHQLKIIVEEVTYTTLALFSTSFKNTFDSLVERFKGIVKEGESTGSAIFEISKTIAVNVLKIIQDTAIRIEKFIYKVLTLLGKFNSSFLDGLTDNTVLQLIEVEGQITKIQKKIQEGEKVSKGAAKFFMGVDLDELKLKLEELEKKQEALKAETSTGFISNLVDEISKVEYTPSKANQGSITSTNQETKARVVLNDAIKEGLDYIDEILLANKENTSVALRELAVQKQKIKAAKEYYESLKLTDKNRQQITQRLSDAEKALTYLAKSEQELRDKIAQKRKEEEDAEAEERLKREREYYNARLQIASDFYKDSSQIAKYSFQTQKAEYDEMLKQNYITSEEHSALMEDLTRQRVFEEISLEAQKYSEVLSGMSFFFNQSKSMAVAAFALTKGVALSETLISQYQAVAKVWAGDGTWYEKVARSVQAAAAVGSALSGIQSVQGQFHNGGQIPRDGTYYMEGGEVVIPKDKVGEYIEAVKNQNESTGGGGTVINSTINMGANLVDESVMAQALSKQQSTIAALVRKEQKKRPLRSS is encoded by the coding sequence ATGGCAGGAAGGAACGTTACTATCGGTAACGTTAATATAGCCATGAGTGCCAATGCAGCAAAGCTAATCCAGCAAACACAACAAGCAGAAAAAAACTTCAAAACATCCCTCAAAAATATGAAGAGCTACATTGCTTCTTTCAATAAAAAGATTGAATCAGCAGGTAGTTCGGTTAGTAGTCTGGTTAGTTCTGTTTCAAAACTTTCTGTTGTAGGTGGAGGTACGGCAGCTGCTTTAGGCACTCTTGGTTATAAACTATATGAAAACCAACGCGATCTTCAGCGTATGGCAACCACAGCAGGTTTGAGTGTTTCAGAATACTCGAAACTCAAATATGCAACGGGCAGCTTGGGTCTTGAAAGTGAATACTTGGCTGATGCTTTGAAAGATTTAAATGTTAGGGTCGTAGACGCTGCTTCAGGAGGAGGTTCGTTGGTGGACTTCTTTACTGCAATCGGAGAAAGCGCAGAAGATTGGTTAGAGCTAGATCCTGTTGAGAAGTTTTCAAGGTTTCAACAAGTCCTCTCAGGTCTTGATCCTAGTTCTGCTCGATTCTGGGCTGACGAAGTGAACGATAGTATGTATCGCCTATACACAACAATGGATAGAAGCGGTAAGACCTTACAGGAATACTACAGCACAGCTGAGAGTCTGGGCGCAGGTACTAGCGGCACTTTAATAAATAGAATTAATGATATGTACACTTCCTTTCATCAATTGAAAATCATTGTAGAGGAGGTGACTTACACAACATTAGCCTTGTTCAGTACATCCTTTAAAAATACATTTGATTCTCTAGTTGAGAGGTTTAAAGGCATTGTCAAAGAAGGAGAATCAACAGGTAGTGCCATCTTTGAGATTAGTAAAACTATTGCGGTTAACGTCCTAAAGATAATCCAAGATACTGCAATTAGAATCGAGAAGTTTATTTACAAAGTTCTGACTCTCTTAGGTAAGTTTAATAGTTCATTCCTTGATGGCCTCACGGATAACACAGTGCTTCAGCTCATTGAGGTCGAGGGACAAATCACAAAAATCCAAAAGAAGATTCAAGAGGGTGAAAAGGTATCTAAGGGCGCTGCTAAGTTTTTCATGGGCGTTGATCTAGATGAGTTAAAGTTAAAACTAGAGGAGTTAGAAAAGAAACAAGAAGCTTTAAAAGCTGAAACATCGACAGGTTTTATATCTAACCTAGTCGATGAGATTTCTAAAGTTGAATACACTCCTTCTAAAGCAAACCAGGGCTCAATCACCTCCACAAATCAAGAGACGAAAGCTAGAGTTGTCCTTAATGATGCGATCAAAGAGGGCTTGGATTACATTGATGAAATCCTCTTAGCAAACAAAGAAAACACCTCCGTTGCTTTACGAGAGCTTGCTGTTCAGAAGCAGAAAATCAAAGCAGCGAAAGAATATTACGAATCATTAAAACTCACCGATAAGAATCGCCAACAAATAACCCAACGACTATCTGATGCTGAAAAGGCATTAACTTACCTTGCTAAGTCAGAACAGGAATTGCGGGATAAAATCGCTCAGAAACGAAAGGAAGAAGAGGACGCTGAAGCAGAAGAGCGTCTTAAAAGAGAGCGTGAGTATTATAACGCACGTCTTCAAATCGCCAGTGATTTTTACAAGGATTCTTCTCAAATAGCCAAGTACAGCTTCCAGACCCAAAAGGCTGAGTATGATGAGATGCTAAAGCAAAACTACATTACGAGTGAAGAGCACAGTGCTCTCATGGAGGACTTAACAAGGCAGAGAGTGTTTGAAGAGATCTCTCTAGAAGCTCAGAAGTATTCTGAAGTGCTTAGTGGGATGAGCTTTTTCTTTAATCAGAGTAAGAGCATGGCTGTAGCAGCTTTCGCGCTAACTAAAGGTGTTGCTTTAAGCGAAACTTTAATATCTCAGTACCAAGCGGTAGCTAAAGTATGGGCTGGCGATGGCACTTGGTATGAAAAAGTTGCACGGTCAGTTCAAGCTGCTGCTGCTGTAGGTTCTGCTTTATCGGGGATTCAGAGCGTACAAGGCCAGTTCCACAATGGAGGTCAAATCCCAAGAGACGGTACTTACTACATGGAAGGTGGTGAGGTCGTTATCCCTAAAGATAAAGTTGGGGAGTACATAGAAGCTGTGAAAAATCAGAACGAATCCACAGGAGGAGGCGGAACAGTTATCAACTCAACTATTAATATGGGAGCGAACTTGGTTGATGAGTCAGTTATGGCTCAAGCACTTTCAAAACAGCAATCTACAATTGCCGCTTT
- a CDS encoding head-tail adaptor protein has protein sequence MRRGAFKHRLSLYAPASYIFGSEVESWTLIGKAFASISVLEATEGESGVRRQAVELLEFTIPYSRTLSENPTDIVIVYRDVEYEVLGIRNIDYRNKELKIQAKRYEGSKRVLDV, from the coding sequence ATGCGAAGAGGAGCTTTTAAGCATCGTTTAAGTCTCTATGCGCCAGCCTCCTATATTTTTGGAAGTGAGGTTGAGAGTTGGACTCTCATTGGTAAAGCCTTTGCCTCAATCAGTGTCTTGGAGGCAACTGAAGGAGAAAGCGGTGTACGTAGACAAGCTGTTGAGTTGCTGGAGTTTACGATTCCTTATTCTCGAACTCTATCCGAAAACCCTACAGATATTGTCATTGTTTATAGAGACGTTGAGTATGAAGTGCTTGGTATCCGTAACATTGATTACAGAAACAAGGAGCTAAAAATACAAGCTAAACGATATGAAGGCTCTAAGAGAGTCCTTGATGTCTAA